A window from Phycisphaeraceae bacterium encodes these proteins:
- the ribF gene encoding riboflavin biosynthesis protein RibF, with translation MPAPTACCIGNFDGVHLGHRALLDRARAGVGPEGRVVAVTFDPHPLAVLRPGDAPPRLVSLKERTELLHRAGADEVVVLNSTDSFLATDAVDFIRDLQQRLHFTLVVEGPGFRFGRGRTGTLELLKKLGVDMGFAVATVDRVQVTLRDCSKVTASSSLARWLLALGRVEDVARILGRPFELAGRVVRADQRGRTIGYPTANIDHGDLMLPADGIYAARAELPDGSTRAAAVSVGTKPTFGRSERTCESFLLDFNGWTEAYGWPLRLSFAAWIREQYRFDSVEALIAQMGRDVERVRRVMEEAGEPQGATA, from the coding sequence ATGCCCGCCCCAACCGCCTGCTGTATCGGCAACTTTGACGGAGTGCACCTCGGCCACCGGGCGCTCCTGGATCGAGCCCGGGCCGGTGTTGGACCGGAGGGGCGGGTGGTCGCGGTCACTTTCGATCCCCACCCGCTTGCGGTGCTTCGCCCGGGGGATGCCCCCCCGAGGCTGGTCTCCCTGAAGGAGCGGACGGAGCTGCTGCATCGAGCCGGTGCCGACGAGGTGGTCGTCCTGAACTCGACCGATTCGTTCCTTGCGACCGACGCCGTCGACTTCATCCGGGACTTGCAACAGCGCCTGCACTTCACGCTCGTCGTTGAGGGGCCCGGATTCCGATTCGGTCGCGGCCGCACGGGCACCCTCGAGCTCCTGAAGAAGCTGGGCGTCGACATGGGATTCGCGGTTGCCACTGTAGACCGGGTCCAGGTCACACTTCGGGATTGCTCGAAGGTCACTGCGAGCAGTTCACTCGCGCGCTGGCTGCTCGCCCTGGGGCGCGTCGAGGATGTCGCCCGGATTCTCGGCAGACCCTTTGAACTTGCCGGCCGAGTGGTTCGCGCCGATCAGCGAGGCCGGACCATCGGATACCCGACCGCCAACATCGACCACGGCGACCTGATGCTTCCCGCCGATGGGATCTACGCCGCTCGAGCGGAGTTACCCGATGGCTCGACCCGCGCGGCGGCTGTCAGCGTTGGAACGAAGCCGACCTTCGGGCGCAGCGAGCGCACCTGCGAGTCATTCCTGCTCGACTTCAACGGTTGGACGGAGGCCTACGGCTGGCCGCTTCGACTGAGCTTCGCCGCGTGGATCAGGGAGCAGTATCGCTTCGACAGCGTCGAGGCGCTCATTGCGCAGATGGGCCGCGATGTCGAGAGGGTCCGTCGCGTCATGGAAGAAGCGGGAGAGCCGCAGGGAGCCACGGCATGA
- a CDS encoding patatin-like phospholipase family protein, with protein MTPSSSRNRASRTTRRFLAHLVAIPLLALGCSAPPRNAIPRELVQQATIPGMHDVRYWGDEEDHRLEEAFALSLRREADALGVRSLDQLPPAHFLALSGGGSNGAFGAGLLCGWSMRGDRPTFKIVTGVSTGALIAPFAFLGQEYDHVLKEVYTTVSTADVAKMRGVLGGLLSDGMADSTPLRHLVERFVTQEVMEKVGEASREGRVLIIATTHMDAQRPVIWIMGRIARSGHPDALRLFRDVLIASAAIPGVFPPVMIEVEADGARYDEMHADGGVCSQVFLYPSSFSFEEIDKELGIQRERHVYVIRNSHLAASYEAVPRRTLPISIRAVDTLIRTQGIGDLYRIYLGCRRDGLDYRLAFIPPDFNAESKEAFDPVYMKQLFDVGEALGRAGYPWASAPPGFDPGR; from the coding sequence ATGACACCATCAAGCTCTCGCAACCGCGCGTCCCGGACCACACGACGTTTCCTTGCGCATCTCGTCGCCATCCCACTGCTGGCGCTCGGCTGTTCGGCGCCGCCTCGCAACGCCATTCCTAGGGAGCTCGTGCAGCAGGCGACGATTCCCGGAATGCACGATGTCCGCTACTGGGGCGACGAGGAGGATCACCGGCTCGAGGAGGCCTTCGCCCTTTCCCTTCGGCGCGAAGCCGACGCCCTCGGTGTTCGCTCACTCGATCAACTGCCCCCGGCGCACTTCCTGGCACTCTCCGGTGGAGGTTCCAACGGCGCCTTCGGCGCCGGCCTCCTCTGTGGATGGTCGATGCGCGGTGATCGTCCGACCTTCAAGATCGTGACAGGCGTCTCGACCGGGGCGCTCATTGCGCCATTCGCCTTTCTGGGGCAGGAGTACGACCATGTGCTGAAGGAGGTCTACACCACCGTCTCGACGGCCGATGTCGCGAAGATGCGTGGCGTTCTCGGAGGGCTTCTCTCCGACGGCATGGCGGACAGCACTCCACTCAGACATCTCGTCGAGAGATTCGTGACGCAGGAAGTCATGGAGAAGGTCGGCGAGGCCTCTCGAGAGGGTCGAGTCCTCATCATCGCGACCACGCACATGGACGCCCAGCGGCCCGTCATCTGGATCATGGGCCGCATCGCGCGGAGCGGCCACCCCGATGCGCTTCGCCTCTTTCGGGATGTGCTGATTGCATCGGCAGCGATTCCCGGGGTGTTCCCGCCCGTCATGATCGAGGTCGAGGCCGATGGGGCCCGCTACGACGAGATGCACGCCGACGGAGGCGTCTGTTCGCAGGTCTTTCTCTATCCATCCTCGTTCAGCTTCGAGGAGATCGACAAGGAACTCGGCATCCAGCGAGAGCGTCATGTCTATGTGATCAGAAACTCGCACCTTGCGGCGAGTTACGAAGCGGTCCCGCGCCGCACCCTGCCGATTTCGATTCGTGCGGTTGACACCCTCATTCGCACGCAGGGGATCGGCGACCTCTACCGCATCTATCTCGGCTGCCGACGCGACGGCCTCGACTACAGGCTCGCCTTCATTCCGCCCGACTTCAATGCCGAGAGCAAGGAAGCCTTCGATCCCGTCTACATGAAGCAGCTTTTTGATGTGGGCGAAGCGCTCGGGCGAGCCGGATACCCGTGGGCGTCAGCGCCGCCGGGGTTCGACCCCGGCCGTTGA
- a CDS encoding MMPL family transporter, translating to MRRRLMDTLAAFLLQHRLRVLTLLVGLALAASIYAARTLRPDADTDSLIGEHHPFMVEYRDFKRIFGDLEYLIIAVDAKPLGAVRPRHAEAKQAVVALVEALRADPELPEVHGFITSDEQWRLAPWSPGMSQEELRGLLLASDAFPSLLSRAPAHEVLAQAQARLDRLLSPGAETGGRAALEREGAAAIFALRAIAAGQSAGDAHFALATERPLRFLSIPDPPHELGRFLFVTILPRKDYGTLSVIREPLDRIRAVINQVQRQVPDVEIGLTGKPVLQADEMSTTNTDMTRAAIAGVGLVSLLFMVVFRSVRRPLLAVVAFGVGAAMTFGLASLLVGRLNLLSLVFMLVLVGVGLDYGIHMVARYSEGRRRLQRRGAIRHMIRTAVPSNLTGALIAGGTFLIALFTPFQGLRELGMIAGIGLVVCMMTMALLLPILLDLFDNGGKIRTTFIMGRERPATARTDRAELATRHLAILVIGLGLAITAAVVAPGLVRFESNLLKLQADTVDAVRWEKRIIEDDASETWFGAVIVNEIEDIPPVVEAAGREPAIGAVRSVLDLVAMPTPTRTTLLEALGEATRIPGLSAAASPTAAAPASARSNGLASAGAISRDDLLNAAGSVGRMALLAAVAAPAQASELRDLGRRLHALADELDPAVHSEAMISARHLAIELGLRQVARSLAQMGLGARGTLRDALPDAVRDEFTSESGHFCVRLHPAQDVWEFKPMQAFVAAMRRVDPQVTGVPITQFESMLLLERSFLIQGVASAIFVALVLFLDLRSIRETVACLVALGAALAWTLGMMALLGVSFNLANFFGIPIALGLGSDACIHIAHRAREGLRAGFGSTRRAVMVTALTTVIGFGGLLFAHHRGLQSLGVLMVISTLSMLAATTLLLPALLRAAARLPSRS from the coding sequence ATGCGCCGCCGATTGATGGACACGCTTGCGGCCTTCCTGCTCCAGCATCGGCTTCGAGTGCTGACCCTGCTGGTGGGATTGGCGCTGGCCGCGTCGATCTATGCCGCCCGGACGCTCCGGCCCGATGCGGACACCGACTCCCTGATCGGTGAACACCACCCTTTCATGGTGGAGTATCGCGACTTCAAGCGCATCTTCGGAGACCTCGAGTACCTCATCATCGCCGTGGATGCGAAGCCGCTCGGTGCCGTGCGGCCGCGCCACGCCGAGGCGAAGCAGGCGGTGGTGGCGCTCGTCGAAGCGCTCCGCGCAGATCCCGAGCTGCCCGAAGTGCATGGCTTCATCACTTCAGATGAGCAGTGGCGTCTGGCGCCATGGAGCCCGGGGATGAGCCAGGAGGAGTTGCGAGGTCTCCTGCTTGCCTCCGATGCGTTCCCTTCGCTCCTCTCCCGCGCCCCCGCCCACGAGGTGCTCGCCCAGGCGCAGGCGCGCCTTGACCGCCTCCTCTCACCCGGGGCCGAAACCGGCGGACGAGCGGCGCTTGAGCGCGAAGGCGCAGCCGCCATCTTCGCCCTTCGGGCCATCGCGGCGGGGCAGAGCGCAGGAGATGCCCACTTCGCGCTGGCGACCGAGCGGCCACTCCGATTTCTCTCGATTCCCGATCCACCGCATGAACTCGGTCGCTTCCTCTTCGTGACGATCCTCCCAAGGAAGGACTACGGAACGCTCTCGGTGATCCGTGAGCCGCTCGATCGGATTCGCGCGGTCATCAACCAGGTGCAGCGGCAGGTTCCCGATGTCGAGATCGGCCTCACTGGAAAGCCGGTGCTCCAGGCCGATGAGATGTCCACGACGAACACCGACATGACCCGCGCCGCAATCGCCGGCGTCGGCCTGGTGTCGCTGCTCTTCATGGTCGTCTTCCGAAGTGTGCGCCGGCCGCTCCTGGCCGTGGTCGCGTTCGGAGTTGGCGCCGCGATGACCTTCGGGCTCGCGTCGCTTCTGGTGGGGCGATTGAATCTGCTGAGTCTCGTCTTCATGCTGGTGCTTGTCGGTGTCGGACTCGACTACGGCATCCACATGGTGGCCCGCTACTCCGAGGGGCGTCGGCGCTTGCAGCGGCGCGGCGCCATCCGGCACATGATCCGGACGGCAGTCCCGAGCAATCTCACCGGCGCGCTGATTGCCGGGGGCACCTTCCTGATCGCGCTTTTCACTCCATTCCAGGGATTGCGCGAGCTGGGGATGATCGCCGGCATCGGGCTCGTCGTCTGCATGATGACGATGGCGCTGCTCCTGCCCATCCTGCTCGACCTCTTCGACAATGGCGGCAAGATCAGAACGACATTCATCATGGGGCGCGAACGGCCCGCGACCGCTCGAACCGATCGCGCCGAACTCGCGACGAGGCACCTGGCCATCCTCGTGATCGGACTCGGTCTCGCCATCACCGCTGCCGTGGTCGCGCCCGGGCTCGTTCGCTTCGAGAGCAACCTGCTCAAGCTCCAGGCTGACACGGTCGATGCCGTGCGCTGGGAGAAGCGGATCATCGAGGACGATGCGAGCGAGACCTGGTTCGGAGCGGTTATCGTCAATGAGATCGAGGACATTCCCCCGGTGGTTGAGGCGGCTGGCCGCGAGCCCGCCATCGGTGCCGTGCGGAGCGTGCTCGACCTCGTCGCCATGCCGACGCCGACGCGGACGACACTCCTTGAGGCGCTCGGCGAGGCGACGCGGATTCCGGGCTTGAGTGCGGCCGCTTCGCCGACCGCCGCAGCACCGGCGAGCGCTCGATCGAACGGTCTCGCCAGTGCGGGCGCCATTTCGCGCGACGACCTTCTCAATGCGGCGGGGTCAGTTGGCAGGATGGCGCTTCTTGCGGCGGTCGCTGCACCGGCGCAGGCGAGCGAGCTGCGAGACCTCGGCCGCCGTCTTCACGCGCTCGCCGACGAACTCGACCCCGCCGTGCACTCCGAGGCGATGATCTCCGCGCGACATCTGGCGATCGAACTTGGCCTTCGGCAGGTTGCACGATCACTTGCGCAGATGGGCCTCGGCGCACGAGGCACGCTGCGCGACGCCTTGCCCGACGCAGTGCGCGATGAGTTCACAAGCGAGAGCGGGCACTTCTGCGTTCGGCTTCACCCGGCGCAGGATGTCTGGGAGTTCAAGCCCATGCAGGCGTTCGTCGCCGCGATGCGTCGAGTCGATCCGCAGGTGACCGGGGTGCCGATCACACAGTTCGAGTCGATGCTCCTGCTTGAACGGAGTTTCCTCATCCAGGGCGTCGCCTCCGCGATCTTCGTCGCCCTGGTGCTCTTCCTCGATCTGCGCTCGATCAGGGAGACCGTGGCGTGCCTGGTGGCTCTGGGCGCCGCGCTCGCCTGGACCCTCGGGATGATGGCGCTTCTCGGCGTGAGCTTCAACCTGGCGAACTTCTTCGGTATCCCCATCGCCCTCGGCCTCGGTTCAGATGCGTGCATCCACATTGCCCATCGCGCCCGCGAAGGTCTGAGGGCCGGCTTCGGCAGCACCCGCCGCGCCGTGATGGTGACGGCGCTCACCACCGTGATCGGCTTCGGCGGCCTCCTCTTCGCCCACCACCGGGGGCTCCAGAGCCTTGGCGTGCTGATGGTGATTTCCACCCTCTCGATGCTGGCCGCGACCACCCTCCTGCTGCCCGCCTTGCTCCGGGCGGCGGCCCGCCTACCATCCCGATCATGA
- a CDS encoding heavy-metal-associated domain-containing protein codes for MSTSRTLTGIVIGALTCSLPFALAGCDCSVSESATSQVAKTKASDDDAADAHHGPTPVAEIDLHDPEAGFDPNAIAATFEYEIEGMHCKGCASSVRRRIARLPGVANCTVDLETKRAVVELEEPQNDAAIRSAILRLGYKIRVPIASADTPKSDAFDSKADSAS; via the coding sequence ATGAGCACCTCGAGAACCTTGACCGGCATCGTCATCGGGGCCTTGACCTGCTCCCTTCCCTTCGCGCTGGCGGGCTGCGACTGCAGCGTTTCCGAGAGCGCCACTTCGCAAGTTGCCAAGACCAAGGCGAGTGATGACGACGCCGCCGATGCGCATCACGGACCGACTCCGGTCGCCGAGATCGACCTCCACGACCCCGAGGCGGGCTTCGATCCGAACGCCATTGCCGCGACCTTCGAATACGAAATCGAAGGCATGCATTGCAAGGGATGCGCTTCGTCGGTCCGCCGCCGAATCGCGCGCCTGCCCGGAGTCGCCAACTGCACCGTGGACCTCGAGACCAAGCGTGCCGTGGTCGAACTCGAAGAGCCGCAGAACGATGCGGCGATCCGCTCCGCCATTCTCCGTCTCGGCTACAAGATTCGAGTTCCCATCGCCTCCGCCGACACGCCGAAGTCCGACGCATTCGACAGCAAGGCTGACTCCGCAAGCTGA
- a CDS encoding NAD-glutamate dehydrogenase: MRSPSSASSSGTAPTLGALPDPTHLVDDLVRGFRESADNLVPWFVSQMPPMYFQDTPVDDVRRHLRAIIAARTSGSPLDTTLRSEDGRILTRITPGNRPGVLAELVGALPMEPELRAAKIHSSADGQLVLDTFEFGDRTPFDPSDPAQAEKLRLFIEHAKLHIPELSEEQVARYTQGCAAEYVLTLTPYRFFKHWQLHRAVSGTDGTRVEIEAEADPSQTRITIAFSNARTRTMLERVAILLSRGRINILRAYLDQVKDPPAGAVSFLGFVLQTADGQPIDPEGELWKRVHAQLLRIKWIDFDILDLAGRHPELTLPQAEAIIGFVDLAHQVLVHTNSFLFATERIMSKAELHMALTTRIVDLFAERFNPESPMPDAEFDRRLAECRAEAESVKGADGVGTILTTFVDIVAATLRTNYWLPRRFGLALRLDPKLLVTSRRPELPYGVFFVHGRGFNGFHVRFKEIARGGLRVVRPRTAAEHARESERLYDEVYGLSFAQQLKNKDIPEGGAKCAILLEPGADVTRCVKAFVNSILDLITPDPEVTQLIVDRWGRQELIYLGPDEYITPTHIEWIVAQAKKRKYPLPNAFMSSKPGAGINHKVYGVTSEGVNVFLEVGLKARGIDPRKQPFTIKITGGPDGDVAGNMIRILNRDYGANARIIGIADGSGVGEDPAGLDHEELLRLFRSELPIAHFDKAKLSPKGRVVAVDEPEGLLLRNTLHNRLVSDAFVPGGGRPATIDERNWMEFLRPDGTPSSPLIVEGANLFLTPEARKFLAAKGVTIVKDSTANKCGVICSSYEIGACMVVDDEEFLRIKPTYVEQVLEKLRAFARAEAMLLVAEDRRHPETPLSELATTASRVINAAADAIQASMVRWSDNDRAIARNLVRAHLPAVLFEVAEERIWSQIPAPYLEWMVAKRLASSIVYREGMDFFANLDPGAIGGLARRYLRKDEENRKLVAAVREGRIPDPKRLAEILERAGTRATLLD; the protein is encoded by the coding sequence ATGCGCTCGCCCTCTTCGGCTTCATCCAGCGGTACCGCCCCCACCCTCGGCGCTCTGCCGGATCCGACCCATCTCGTCGACGACCTCGTGCGCGGCTTCCGGGAGTCCGCCGACAACCTCGTGCCGTGGTTCGTGTCGCAGATGCCACCGATGTACTTCCAGGACACGCCGGTGGACGATGTGCGTCGCCATCTGCGTGCCATCATCGCGGCGCGCACCAGCGGTTCGCCGCTTGATACCACGCTCCGCAGCGAGGATGGCCGCATCCTGACGCGCATCACGCCGGGCAATCGTCCAGGCGTGCTCGCCGAACTCGTCGGCGCACTGCCGATGGAGCCGGAGCTCCGAGCGGCGAAGATCCACTCGAGCGCCGATGGCCAACTGGTCCTCGACACCTTCGAGTTCGGTGATCGCACGCCCTTCGATCCATCGGATCCCGCTCAGGCGGAGAAGCTGCGCCTCTTCATCGAGCACGCGAAGCTGCACATTCCCGAACTCTCCGAGGAGCAGGTCGCCCGCTACACGCAGGGCTGTGCCGCGGAGTATGTGCTGACCCTCACGCCCTACCGCTTCTTCAAGCACTGGCAGCTCCATCGCGCCGTCAGCGGCACCGATGGCACGCGCGTCGAGATCGAGGCCGAGGCCGATCCCTCGCAGACTCGCATCACCATCGCCTTCTCGAATGCCCGAACGCGCACCATGCTCGAGCGCGTCGCCATTTTGCTGAGCCGCGGTCGAATCAACATTCTCCGCGCGTATCTCGATCAGGTGAAGGATCCCCCCGCGGGCGCGGTGAGTTTCCTCGGCTTCGTGCTCCAGACGGCCGACGGCCAGCCGATCGACCCCGAGGGTGAGCTCTGGAAGCGCGTGCACGCCCAGTTGCTGCGGATCAAGTGGATTGACTTCGACATTCTGGACCTCGCGGGGCGCCATCCGGAGCTGACCCTGCCTCAGGCTGAAGCGATCATCGGGTTCGTCGACCTGGCCCACCAGGTGCTGGTCCACACGAATTCCTTCCTCTTCGCGACCGAGCGGATCATGTCGAAGGCCGAGCTTCACATGGCGCTCACGACGCGCATCGTCGATCTCTTCGCCGAGCGCTTCAACCCCGAGTCTCCGATGCCCGACGCCGAGTTCGACCGTCGGCTTGCGGAGTGCCGTGCGGAAGCGGAGTCGGTCAAGGGCGCGGACGGTGTCGGGACGATCCTGACGACCTTCGTGGACATCGTCGCGGCCACGCTTCGAACGAACTACTGGCTGCCCCGGCGATTCGGCCTCGCGCTGCGACTCGATCCGAAGCTGCTGGTCACTTCTCGGCGCCCCGAGCTGCCATACGGCGTCTTCTTCGTCCATGGTCGCGGCTTCAATGGCTTCCATGTGCGCTTCAAGGAGATTGCCCGCGGAGGTCTGCGCGTGGTCAGACCACGCACGGCGGCGGAGCACGCCCGCGAGAGCGAGCGCCTCTACGACGAGGTCTACGGCCTCTCCTTCGCCCAGCAGCTCAAGAACAAGGACATCCCCGAGGGCGGCGCCAAGTGCGCCATTCTGCTGGAGCCCGGTGCCGATGTCACCCGCTGCGTGAAGGCATTCGTGAACTCGATTCTCGACCTCATCACGCCCGATCCCGAGGTCACGCAGCTCATCGTCGATCGTTGGGGCCGGCAGGAGCTCATCTATCTCGGACCGGATGAGTACATCACGCCGACGCACATCGAGTGGATCGTTGCGCAGGCGAAGAAGCGGAAGTACCCGCTCCCGAACGCCTTCATGAGTTCGAAGCCCGGGGCCGGCATCAACCACAAGGTGTACGGCGTCACCAGCGAAGGCGTGAATGTCTTCCTCGAGGTCGGATTGAAGGCCAGGGGCATCGATCCCCGCAAGCAGCCCTTCACCATCAAGATCACCGGCGGTCCCGATGGCGATGTCGCCGGGAACATGATCCGCATTCTCAACCGTGACTACGGGGCCAATGCACGGATCATCGGCATCGCCGACGGCTCGGGCGTCGGTGAAGATCCCGCCGGCCTCGATCACGAGGAACTCCTGCGCCTGTTCCGCTCGGAGCTCCCGATCGCCCACTTCGACAAGGCGAAGCTTTCGCCCAAGGGTCGCGTGGTGGCGGTCGATGAGCCGGAAGGGCTGCTCCTTCGCAACACGCTGCACAATCGGCTCGTCTCCGATGCCTTCGTTCCCGGCGGCGGTCGTCCGGCCACGATCGACGAGCGCAACTGGATGGAGTTCCTGCGCCCGGACGGCACGCCATCGAGCCCGCTTATCGTCGAAGGCGCGAACCTCTTCCTGACCCCCGAGGCGCGGAAGTTCCTCGCGGCCAAGGGCGTCACCATCGTGAAGGACTCCACCGCGAACAAGTGCGGCGTCATCTGCTCGAGCTATGAGATCGGGGCGTGCATGGTGGTCGACGATGAGGAGTTCCTCAGGATCAAGCCGACCTATGTCGAGCAGGTGCTCGAGAAGCTCCGCGCCTTCGCGCGGGCGGAGGCGATGTTGCTCGTCGCGGAGGATCGGCGTCATCCCGAGACACCTCTCTCGGAGCTGGCGACAACGGCGAGCCGAGTGATCAATGCCGCGGCCGACGCGATCCAGGCGTCGATGGTCCGCTGGAGCGACAACGACCGGGCCATTGCGAGAAATCTCGTCCGCGCCCACCTGCCGGCGGTGCTCTTCGAGGTCGCCGAGGAGCGCATCTGGAGCCAGATTCCCGCTCCCTATCTCGAGTGGATGGTGGCCAAGCGCCTCGCCTCGAGCATCGTCTATCGCGAGGGCATGGACTTCTTCGCCAACCTCGATCCCGGCGCCATCGGCGGGCTTGCGCGGCGCTACCTGCGCAAGGACGAAGAGAACCGCAAGCTCGTCGCCGCGGTGCGCGAAGGTCGGATTCCCGATCCGAAGCGCCTCGCCGAGATACTCGAGCGGGCGGGCACGCGGGCGACGCTCCTCGACTGA
- a CDS encoding patatin-like phospholipase family protein → MMACAKVVHEWRSRFGAAPSQGGCVRRHLIRLGGDRAAVVVLGVMLVVALLLTPGCGALPRNPIPEEKSGLATVPGMPGVRFWGDAADPQMMEAFVAALDRERASLGLGSLRELPQAQFLGLSGGGSDGAFGAGLLCGWTVHGTRPQFEVVTGVSTGALIAPFAFLGPDYDDLLREVYTSVSLSDIARIRGLIRGLVSDALADNDPLRALVEQFVDDKVLEAVAEESRRGRLLIIGTTDMDAERPVIWSMGAIARSGHPDALALFRKVLLASAAIPGVFPPAMIEVEVEVDGTLHRYDEMHADGGVTTQVFLYPSSFRFDGLPSEVSSRGGSVYVIRNGRIGPSFQSIERRTLPIARRAIGTLIKTQGIGDLIRIYLACLRDGFEYRLASIPNAYVDLNAEPFDPEHMRALFDLGFEMAKGGFPWRTAPPGFGEPAVLPPEATPGTDGGGLINPGRGG, encoded by the coding sequence ATGATGGCCTGTGCGAAAGTCGTTCACGAGTGGCGCAGTCGATTCGGCGCTGCTCCATCGCAGGGTGGGTGCGTTCGACGCCATCTGATTCGGCTTGGCGGCGATCGTGCCGCGGTCGTGGTGCTGGGTGTCATGCTGGTGGTCGCCTTGCTTCTCACTCCCGGGTGCGGAGCGCTGCCTCGCAACCCGATCCCGGAAGAGAAGAGCGGACTTGCGACCGTTCCAGGAATGCCTGGCGTGCGTTTCTGGGGCGACGCCGCGGACCCGCAGATGATGGAGGCCTTTGTCGCCGCGCTTGATCGGGAGCGAGCCTCGCTTGGCCTGGGCAGCCTGAGGGAGTTGCCGCAGGCGCAGTTTCTGGGGCTCTCCGGGGGTGGTTCCGACGGCGCATTCGGAGCGGGCCTTCTCTGCGGCTGGACCGTCCATGGCACGCGTCCGCAGTTCGAGGTGGTCACCGGGGTCTCGACGGGGGCGCTGATTGCGCCGTTCGCGTTCCTGGGGCCCGATTACGACGATCTCCTGAGAGAGGTCTACACCAGCGTGTCGCTCTCTGACATCGCCAGGATTCGAGGTTTGATCAGGGGGCTCGTCTCCGACGCGCTCGCGGACAATGATCCACTTCGAGCGCTGGTCGAGCAGTTCGTTGACGACAAGGTCCTCGAAGCCGTCGCGGAGGAGTCTCGAAGGGGGCGATTGCTCATCATCGGAACCACGGACATGGACGCGGAGCGCCCGGTGATCTGGTCGATGGGCGCGATCGCTCGAAGCGGTCACCCCGACGCCCTCGCGCTCTTCCGCAAGGTGCTTCTCGCATCGGCCGCCATTCCAGGTGTCTTTCCACCGGCGATGATCGAAGTTGAGGTGGAGGTCGATGGCACGCTTCATCGCTATGACGAGATGCATGCCGATGGCGGCGTGACCACGCAGGTCTTCCTTTATCCGTCGTCATTCCGTTTCGATGGTCTGCCTTCCGAGGTGAGCTCGCGCGGTGGAAGCGTCTATGTCATCCGCAATGGGCGCATCGGGCCGTCCTTTCAGAGCATCGAGCGTCGGACGCTCCCCATCGCACGGCGAGCCATCGGCACGCTCATCAAGACGCAGGGCATCGGAGATCTGATCCGGATCTACCTCGCGTGCCTCCGCGATGGATTCGAGTATCGGCTGGCCTCGATCCCGAATGCCTATGTCGACTTGAACGCGGAACCATTCGATCCGGAGCACATGCGAGCGCTCTTCGACCTCGGCTTCGAAATGGCCAAGGGTGGATTCCCATGGCGCACGGCGCCGCCCGGCTTCGGTGAGCCCGCGGTGCTGCCACCCGAGGCAACTCCCGGGACCGACGGTGGAGGCTTGATCAATCCCGGCCGGGGGGGATGA
- a CDS encoding DHH family phosphoesterase, protein MSRGAGERAGPEGSAPGPYVGNIDAARAAARLRSAKRVVVTTHVKPDGDAIGSVLAILRMVRRLGGEAHAWLGGPVDLALGAFLRDEHIGDPRRALPTEEPDMVVVVDTGSWSQLDLMAPWVRSRAEKTLLIDHHRGGDPTVASERLIDPACASTTQLLLRVVDALEVPLRAPGEREQGSLAEALFIGLATDTGWFRFSNADAAVFDAVARLLRAGVSKDRLYRIIEETARPERMRILARALASLELHAAGKAAVMVLSREDFSSSGGGPEDLSGLINVPMAIGSVEVSVLLSQSEVGEVKLSFRSKPPIEAGGAIVDVNAFAARFGGGGHVHAAGARIKGTLDEVLQCVRAELDTLKV, encoded by the coding sequence ATGAGCAGAGGAGCGGGCGAAAGGGCGGGTCCTGAGGGGTCGGCGCCGGGGCCCTATGTGGGCAACATCGACGCGGCCCGCGCGGCGGCTCGCCTGCGTTCGGCGAAGCGCGTCGTGGTCACGACTCATGTCAAGCCCGACGGAGATGCGATCGGAAGCGTGCTGGCGATCCTTCGCATGGTGCGCCGCCTTGGAGGCGAGGCGCACGCATGGCTTGGGGGGCCGGTGGATCTCGCGCTCGGCGCGTTTCTTCGTGATGAACACATTGGTGATCCGCGCCGCGCCCTTCCGACCGAGGAGCCCGACATGGTGGTCGTCGTCGACACCGGAAGCTGGTCGCAGCTCGACTTGATGGCGCCGTGGGTCCGGAGCAGGGCGGAGAAGACGCTCCTCATCGATCATCATCGTGGTGGTGATCCGACGGTCGCGAGCGAGCGTCTCATTGATCCCGCGTGCGCGTCGACCACGCAGCTCCTTCTTCGAGTCGTCGACGCGCTTGAAGTTCCCCTGCGAGCACCGGGAGAGCGCGAGCAGGGGTCGCTCGCGGAAGCGCTCTTCATCGGCCTCGCGACCGACACCGGCTGGTTTCGCTTCTCGAATGCCGATGCCGCGGTCTTTGACGCCGTCGCGCGCCTGCTTCGCGCCGGGGTGTCGAAGGATCGCCTCTACCGGATCATCGAGGAGACGGCGCGGCCGGAGCGCATGCGGATTCTCGCGCGGGCGCTCGCCTCGCTGGAGTTGCACGCGGCGGGAAAGGCCGCCGTCATGGTGCTCTCGCGCGAAGACTTCTCCTCGTCGGGCGGCGGTCCCGAGGATCTCTCCGGCCTGATCAATGTGCCAATGGCGATCGGCTCAGTCGAAGTGAGCGTCCTTCTCTCCCAGAGTGAAGTTGGAGAGGTGAAGCTCAGCTTTCGCAGCAAGCCGCCGATCGAGGCCGGCGGTGCCATCGTTGATGTGAATGCCTTTGCCGCACGCTTCGGCGGCGGTGGCCATGTCCATGCCGCCGGCGCACGGATCAAGGGAACACTCGACGAAGTCCTTCAATGCGTGCGAGCGGAACTCGACACGCTGAAGGTGTGA